atccagaGACTGTTTCCACCATTGTCAGCACACAGCACTTACCTTGGTGGGTTAGGGGAGTGTGATGTGGTGTGATGTGATGTGATctctgccaggcctccccagATTTTGATTTCAACCATCATCCCCCACACCACAGAGGCTTTACCTGCCTGGACCTGATTGATTGCAGCACATGATTCACAGTCATGGATAAGTGGGAGATGGTTAATTCCCCTTGGTCATGAGCCCATCTCTATGTTGCATCTCTTCCCTCATGACCTGAGATGTCATGGGCCCATCAAGCCAGAAATAGTTCCTCCTTATGTTGCCAGTCCAGATCCACCTCAGACACTTTAATCTCAGCAGCTTGATCCACCTGTCTGTTGTTGTGATGTTCTTCAGTAGCCTGACTTTTGGGTACCAGCCTCAGTGCTGCCCcagtcctgtccctgccccaggagctTGCACACATCCTGGCCAAGGAGACCCCCGTTCCCTGGGGGAGGATGCACGTCAGTGGGTGGGGGCACATCTGCAGTGCAGACACCTGGACCTGAGCCTGGCagtccctggggctgcaggagcacaacAGGCAGGTCTGGGCACAAACCAGTGCAGACCAGGAGAGATGTTACCCCGAGACCCAGAACCCGAGGCCcgaaatttctgtttctttctccatGCAAAGGAAGGGGCTGAGGATGTCACCTCAGGTGTctttggtgctggtggtggctcAACAGATCAGCATGAGAAGTTCAGCTGAGGGTGTGGCAGCCACCAAGTCCCAAGCCATGACAAACTCAGGCTGGGACAAGCTCCAGGTGCTTTCCCCCTACTTCTTTCAAAGCAGAAGCAGGATGGGAGTGTTTTCCCCTCAAGAGGGGAAaattctccctcctcttccctcctgaAACTCACCTCTTCCACTCATCTCCTCCACCTCATTCACCAAGGTCTCACtcactctcttctctctccagcCTGGATGCCAGCACATGTACAGAAAATCAACAGGAGGGGTTGAAAGTGACAATGGTAGGACTCTGAGACTGCCTAAAGATGACAAAGCAGAGAAGCAAGGATGGAAAGGTCACATTATTCTGGCACTTTTTAGACAATCAGCACTCACTGACTGCAGGAAGGGAGGTTAGGGATGAGTTGGAAGGTCTTCAGTCTGCTCCCCACTCCCCTGATCTCGTGCTCAGCTGATGGCTGGACTGAGCTTGCCCAGCACTTGCAGCTTGTTTGAGTGAGCAGAGCACAGTGCAGAGGGGCTGGATGGCCTGGAGAGCAcagctgggactgggagtgtgtctgggggACCAGCCCATGGagcttctccctcccctcctctgggCGATGGCCCCCCCTGCCCTGAAGCTTCCAGCCCACCTGTGACCTCATCTAACACTTGGATTTAGCTGctcttccagctcctgcagtgcccagccctgtcTGCAGCACAGGCTCTGCCACAGGgcccctccctcctgcagctgcaggggggtGATAAAGCCCCTGAgcactgcaggagctgctgtcctTTGCTGTGCACATCTGTGTCACTGGACACACCCCTTGCTTCTTCCCTCTTTGCCTTGTCACCCCTTTTGGCCAGGGCCCTGATCAGCTCCCTTTGCCCCAGCAGGTGCCCCCAGGCCTgactgggctgggagggggccggAACCCACAGGGCTGAGCGCCCACGGGCACTGCCTTTGCCTCCCTCAGGGCAGCAGCTTTGCCTCGACCAACCACCCTCCATGGCCTTGCCTCTGGGCTGCCAATTGCTTTTAAGCAAgagtgaagctgctgctgctgggctttgcTCCCACCCACTGCCTCTGGGGGTGAATCCCGGCTCCAtcacctccctcctgcccaaaTGGCCTCTGGGCTCATGCCAGGGATGTGCAAAGTGCTGCCACATCTGTCCCCTCCTGAGCCcagggagcagccctggagaggccctgcagcagggctgtgcctgggcaTGCTGCCAGAAGGGCATTCACTTTTGACAGGAGGCAGTGCAAGAGAAAACAGGTGTCAGGCTGGGACAGGGTGATaagttttttggttttcagaCAGCTCAGTTGGGATCAGGGGACCCTTTCAATACACTTGGTGACAGTCAAGtagctcctgctccagccagagcccaggaaaGAGCTCAGCGTCTCCAGGTACGTGGCATCTTTTGGGAAAGATGGGATGGAAATTGCCCTCTGCCATCTGCCAGaaccagctctgctttccatgTCCCGTTAGCAAAGTGGAACCAAGTCAGTGGCAAAaaggggggtgggtgggagagcagagcagagccaggtcCTGTCTTGGCTGGGCCTTGGATTAGTGTTTGGACTCTTTGGCTTCCCTTGCTCCAAAGCCTTCTCCCACTCTCAGGGAGGTGCAGGCAATGAGTCCTGACTCACTCAGGGTTTGtccttctccccctgcccctgtGAGTCTGTTTCTTAAGGCTGGATCAGAAAAGCCAGGGCTCCATAGGAAAACAACTGCCCCTTTCTGCTGGAATTGGAGGAGATGGTGCAGCTTGTCCTTTGCTTTCCCATGGGAAATTCCCACCCCTTTTGATCCCAGTCAGGTCCTTTGCCTATAAAGCACTAACCAAAGTCAGTCTGATGAGGGAAAATTGATTTCAACCTTGGGCATCCAAGTTTCTTCCCTCGACATTCCAGGAAGGGCTGAAATCAGCAATGAACCCCTGTCAAAGTGAATTCATCCTGGctgattggttggttggtttgtttggttgttttaaGCTCCATTGTTTGTCTTCCCTTTTGCCCTTTGCCTGTCCTTCCCCATCTCCAGGttgtgctccagggaggaggaTGCTCTGCGGTTCCCCCATCCACTGCTCTCTGCTGGCTTTTGTCATTTCCACTTTAGTTTTCCAAGTTCCTCAGGGGCACTCAGGTAAGAATCCCCCTGTTCTTGCTGGATGCTGTGCCATGGCTTCCAGGTGGAATATCTTGGTGGCTGCCAGTGCAGCAGCTCgctgggaacagcagagcagagagcagggtCAGGccctttcctttgctgtttggTGTCCAGGCCATGCTGCAGGGCAgggtccctgtgccagctgccctcagccccTCGTCTGCCCCGGCACAGGGACGCTGCCAGCGCCATGGCCCGGCCCGGCAGCACCCCAACCACGCGCAGCAGCCGctgctgtgtcccagctcagctgcctcagcaAACTCACACTTCTCTCTTCTGCCTACGgggtctctcccagctccactCACCGTCACTGGACCCCCCGGCCCCATCACCGTGGCCAAGGGCGAGGACGTGGTGCTGCCCTGCAGCTTCTCCCCGGGGCAGAATGCACAGGACACGGAGGTGACCTGGTTTCGGGAGCAGTTCTTGCCCTTTGTGCATCGCTACAAGTTGGGCCAGGACCAGTTTGGGGAGCAGATGGTTCAGTACCAAGGGCGCACTGAGCTGTGGAAGGACGGCCTTGCCAAGGGCAGCGCGGACTTGAGGATCTTCCATGTCCAGCTCTCTGACAGAGGGAGTTACACCTGCTTTGTTCAACGTGGCTCAGATTACGATGAGGCTGTGGTGGAGCTCAAGGTGACAGGTCTGTAGTTTGTGTCCCTGGTACCTCTAATTTACTTGCTCACAGCCAGTGCTCTTGTTCCCTGTCCTTCTGTCATGAAACAGTCTCAGGTGGTTGCTTTGGAAACAGTCCCATTAAGTCCCATTGTTGAAAATACCAAGAATGTCTCATAGAGGTCAAACTGCCCACCGAGCAGCCATGAGGAGCTCATAAGATGCTTCCTCCTTCAAAAGTGTTCTTGATATTGCTCCACCACAGCAGCACTTGTTTTTGAACTCTTGTTCTTCTTGTTGTTTGGGAATGAACAAGTCCTGGAAACTTTATTTCCCTGATGATGCGTTACCTttctcctggtgctgctgctctgcactggagTGTTGCTTTTGATGCACATGTCACCCTATTTGTGATCCCATGTTGTCTAAGGGAATCtgatatttgtttttttttcccaaaggagaagaaagcatGATTTAATCAGAAATCACTTGGTTAGAAATCCATCTTCGCTTTAAAAATCCTCCACAATGCAGACAAAATGTCACCAAACTCAGACAGGTGGGAAATTGCCAAAACggattttttttattgacaTTTTTTGTCCGTTTGTGGAGTACAGTCTGGTTTTCACCCTCAATGGGATTCAGATGGAATGACCTTGTATGAAATAGAAATAATCTCCTTTCAATTGCTACTTGCACAGTAACCTCCCCTttggggattttatttttcagaccacTTCTTCCAAGATGACGATCCTTGGATGATTGCCCTGGGCCTGGTCCTGGTTGCTGTGGTTACTCTCCTTATTATCACTGTTTgtctatttaaaattaaaggtaCCATcctgg
The window above is part of the Pseudopipra pipra isolate bDixPip1 chromosome 27, bDixPip1.hap1, whole genome shotgun sequence genome. Proteins encoded here:
- the LOC135403238 gene encoding butyrophilin subfamily 2 member A2-like isoform X2, with the protein product MNPCQSEFILADWLVGLFGCFKLHCLSSLLPFACPSPSPGCAPGRRMLCGSPIHCSLLAFVISTLVFQVPQGHSAPLTVTGPPGPITVAKGEDVVLPCSFSPGQNAQDTEVTWFREQFLPFVHRYKLGQDQFGEQMVQYQGRTELWKDGLAKGSADLRIFHVQLSDRGSYTCFVQRGSDYDEAVVELKVTDHFFQDDDPWMIALGLVLVAVVTLLIITVCLFKIKGKQQKEIAEQKAELWERDAEIEEQAQELTWRRQAVPIEAANVVLDPDTAHCELVLSYNDKRVTRGDTQQNTHYNDKRFNPWRCVLGREAFTSGRHYWEVEVENAGKWIVGIFRDGAEREGEIELKPEKGIWAVGKRAVLKAYTSPSPTEFPEIKTPRRIRVSLDYEMGLVAFFSVDEGIPIFAFPRASFGGKDIYPWFWLGHETCLKMWP
- the LOC135403238 gene encoding butyrophilin-like protein 10 isoform X4 gives rise to the protein MNPCQSEFILADWLVGLFGCFKLHCLSSLLPFACPSPSPGCAPGRRMLCGSPIHCSLLAFVISTLVFQVPQGHSAPLTVTGPPGPITVAKGEDVVLPCSFSPGQNAQDTEVTWFREQFLPFVHRYKLGQDQFGEQMVQYQGRTELWKDGLAKGSADLRIFHVQLSDRGSYTCFVQRGSDYDEAVVELKVTASGSAPLIALERYEHGGIRVACRSAGWYPRPRVLWHDPHGRHLPSLSENATQDKNGLFAAESSIILTRAGTQELSCSVQHLPHTPGQGPALYVSGESRMGHGPADGPHGAVLGTAPPGPWQDTCSACQGHFHPTCANGRGFRQRWCRSAAKTHRGRLQGPVRGQRYNPPCGRVYTDTWLKEAHS